The Corylus avellana chromosome ca8, CavTom2PMs-1.0 genome has a segment encoding these proteins:
- the LOC132189303 gene encoding pentatricopeptide repeat-containing protein At3g22470, mitochondrial-like codes for MDEVVKAFNTMVRNGCLPSVVSYNILINGYCKNRKIDEAISLFREMSTKGLFPNVVTYSTLIGGFCRVGRPKIALKLLHEMQGCGQPPNIRTCAILLDRLCKNLHFTEAMALFKEMEDKKLDLDIVIYSILIDGMCNAGRLMTASELFNALPTKGFQPDVCTYTIMIKGLCKEGLLNEARELLEKMEEHGCSPNHFTYNTIIQGFLQHNETSWAVKYLKMMVDKGLSTNATTAAILIDLITTNRADKSLQDFFLKAL; via the coding sequence atggATGAAGTTGTCAAAGCATTTAATACGATGGTTCGAAACGGTTGTTTGCCTTCTGTTGTTAGCTATAACATATTGATCAATGGATATTGTAAGAATAGAAAAATTGATGAGGCAATAAGTCTATTTCGTGAAATGTCCACAAAAGGACTTTTTCCCAATGTTGTCACTTATAGCACTCTAATTGGAGGGTTTTGCCGAGTTGGGAGACCTAAAATTGCATTAAAGCTACTCCACGAGATGCAAGGTTGTGGCCAACCTCCGAATATCCGAACTTGTGCTATTTTGTTAGATCGCCTATGTAAGAATCTACACTTTACTGAGGCAATGGCATTGTTTAAGGAGATGGAAGACAAAAAGTTAGACCTTGATATTGTGATTTACAGCATCTTAattgatggtatgtgtaatGCTGGGAGACTTATGACTGCAAGTGAATTATTTAATGCTCTTCCTACCAAAGGTTTTCAACCTGATGTTTGCACTTACACTATAATGATCAAAGGGCTTTGCAAAGAGGGACTACTAAATGAAGCGAGGGAGTTGcttgagaaaatggaagagcaCGGTTGTTCACCTAACCATTTCACATATAACACAATCATCCAAGGCTTCTTGCAACATAATGAGACATCTTGGGCAGTGAAATATCTCAAGATGATGGTTGACAAGGGTTTATCGACAAATGCAACCACTGCAGCCATTTTGATCGACTTGATAACTACTAATCGAGCTGATAAAAGtttacaagatttttttttgaaagcttTATAG
- the LOC132189528 gene encoding disease resistance protein RPV1-like: MAATASLSSCTYDVFLSFRGKNTHKNFAYYLYFALEKAEIMTFRDDNELQKGEDISSQLLAAIEGSKISIIIFSEDYTDSSWCLDELVKIMECQRTVKQHILPIFYDVEPANVRHQKGTSFEQAFSKHKNRYLSDKVISWKIALKEVANLSGWVLKSTDGSTSAKTTNSARRNVESPNQFLNSVKDRCRSRSFRNLDDALGVFDRMLHMHPFPSIVNFNQLLGAIARMKHHSTVITLIKEMELTGIAPNVYILGVLINCFCHLNRVDFGFSILARILKLGFQLNCVILSTLVKGFVFGVKLLKL; encoded by the exons ATGGCTGCCACTGCCTCCCTCTCTTCATGCACTTATGAtgtttttttgagttttagaggCAAAAACACGCACAAGAATTTCGCTTACTACCTCTATTTCGCTCTTGAAAAAGCCGAAATCATGACCTTTAGAGATGACAACGAACTCCAAAAAGGAGAAGATATTTCATCCCAATTGTTGGCGGCCATCGAAGGGTCTAAAATTTCTATCATCATCTTTTCCGAGGACTACACGGATTCTAGCTGGTGCCTCGATGAACTTGTAAAGATCATGGAGTGCCAAAGAACGGTGAAGCAGCACATTCTACCTATCTTCTACGATGTTGAACCGGCGAATGTGCGCCACCAGAAGGGTACTAGTTTTGAGCAAGCATTTTCGAAACACAAAAACCGTTACTTGTCAGACAAGGTAATCAGCTGGAAGATAGCTCTGAAGGAGGTTGCTAATTTGTCAGGGTGGGTTCTAAAATCCACAGACGG TTCAACTTCTGCTAAAACTACCAATAGTGCTAGACGTAATGTGGAAAGCCCCAATCAGTTCTTGAATTCTGTCAAAGATCGATGCAGATCTCGAAGCTTTAGGAATCTTGATGATGCCTTAGGCGTGTTTGATAGAATGCTTCACATGCACCCTTTTCCTTCCATTGTCAATTTTAATCAATTGCTGGGCGCAATTGCAAGAATGAAGCATCACTCAActgttattactcttattaaagAAATGGAACTGACTGGAATTGCTCCCAATGTTTATATTCTGggtgttttgattaattgtttttgtCATCTGAACCGGGTGGATTTTGGCTTCTCTATTTTAGCAAGAATTTTGAAACTTGGTTTTCAACTGAACTGTGTAATTCTTAGCACTCTTGTCAAGGGCTTTGTCTTCGGGGTAAAATTGTTGAAGCTGTGA